Proteins co-encoded in one Flavivirga eckloniae genomic window:
- a CDS encoding cadherin repeat domain-containing protein, translating into MKNLLKLLPVLFLFATVLVACDKDDDPVIKSPKLTAVKYNPNSITSKPKIAFKSSAIEITPDKAKATFTIKDIKKDGEKFTNPGKKEGFQIDANGKVFADKDHKLGNGVYVVTVSAKDASDSKNVKTTTIKVIISDLEKLTSIVYDPNNITGKLKKDFKSSAVKITPTKAQATFTISKITKDEKDFTNPGEGKGFKIDASKGEVYAETEHKLEKATYVVTVTAKDKLDNDVVKTTTLKVVID; encoded by the coding sequence ATGAAAAATTTATTAAAATTATTACCTGTACTTTTTTTGTTTGCCACTGTATTGGTTGCATGCGATAAAGATGACGACCCTGTTATTAAATCTCCAAAATTAACTGCGGTTAAGTATAACCCAAACAGTATAACAAGTAAACCTAAAATTGCTTTTAAGAGCTCGGCAATTGAAATAACTCCTGATAAAGCCAAAGCTACTTTTACAATTAAAGACATAAAAAAAGACGGGGAGAAGTTTACAAATCCAGGTAAAAAAGAAGGGTTTCAGATCGATGCTAACGGAAAAGTTTTTGCCGATAAAGATCATAAATTAGGAAATGGTGTTTACGTTGTAACCGTGTCTGCAAAAGATGCGTCGGATAGTAAAAACGTAAAAACAACAACTATAAAAGTTATTATTAGCGATTTAGAAAAACTAACTTCCATTGTCTATGACCCAAACAACATTACAGGAAAACTTAAAAAAGATTTTAAGAGTTCGGCAGTTAAAATAACTCCAACCAAGGCACAAGCGACTTTTACAATTAGTAAAATAACTAAAGATGAAAAAGATTTTACAAATCCTGGAGAAGGAAAAGGATTTAAGATTGATGCTTCAAAAGGGGAAGTTTATGCCGAAACAGAACATAAATTAGAAAAAGCCACTTACGTTGTAACCGTTACAGCAAAAGACAAACTAGATAACGACGTGGTTAAAACAACAACATTAAAAGTGGTTATCGATTAA